DNA from Desulfovibrio porci:
ATCCTGGCTGTAGCCAATCAGAAAGGAGGCGTGGGCAAAACCACCACTTCCTTGACGTTGGGCAGCGCCCTGTCGCGACGCGGCAAAAAGGTGTTGCTGCTGGATCTTGATCCGCATGCCTGCGCCACCTTGCATGCCAAGATTTACCCTGAGGAACTGCGCGCCAGCCTGTACGATATTTTCCTGGCGCAAGACGGGGTATGGCCGGACATCTGGCCGGACATCATCCACCCTGCGGCCCTGCAGGGCATGGACCTCGCCCCCGGCAGCATCCGTCTTTCGGAACTGGAAGTGGATTTCCGCGAGCGCACTGCCAAGGGCAGTGTTCTGGCCCGCAGTTTGCATGTTTTGATGACAAGATATGACTTTGTGGTATTGGACTGCCCACCGCATGTGGGCATTCTGCTGGTCAACGCTCTGGTGGCGGCTGATCTGCTGATCATTCCCATTCAGACCGATTTTTTGGCCCTGCACGGCTTGAAACTGCTGTTTGACACATTGCACACGCTGAACAAGGTGTTGCCGAGTCCCATCCGCTACCGGGCGGTGCCCACCATGTACGACAAAAGGGCCAAGGCTTGTACCCGGGTGCTGGATTTGATGCGGCGCAAGATGGGGCATGCCCTGTTCGCCACTATTATCGGCGTGGATACGCATTTTCGAGAAGCGAGCGCGCTGGGCTGCACCATTTATGATATTGACGCTCAATCCAGAGGCGCGCTTAGTTATGACTCTCTGGCCGAGGAAGTGCTCAGTTTATGGTAAAGACGCCGGAAGAATATTTTGCCGACCAGTGCTTTGAGACGCCGGATTCCCGTCGGACGCCGGGCGGGCTGAGCGATGCCGAGCAGGCCTTCGTTCAGAAATATCTCGGCGCCGACGCCTTGGCGGGCCTGCCTGTCTTGGAACCGGACGCGGCTCTGCCGGTCAATGAAGCGGAACAGGCCGCAGCGCCCCAGATTTCGCTGAAGGCCCGGTTACGTGACGAAGCCCGAATACAGATGGTTTCCTTCCTCGTGCGCGGACAAACCTTTCTGTTACCCGTGGCGGCCATTCAGGAAGTGCTGCGGTATATGCCCCTGGTCAGGCTGCCGTTGGCTCCGCCATTTGTGGCCGGGGTCGTCAATCTGCGTGGGCGGGTGACCCCCCTGCTCCATTTGGACGCCCTGCTCACCCAAGAGGGGGACTACCGGTATACGGCACAGAGCTTCATCATTGTCTGCACCTCTGAGCAAATGCAATTAGGCTTGATTATCGATAAAGTGCAGACCATGCATACTGTTGAACAAGACAAAATAACTTGGAATGCCGAAGTTCAGTTGGGGGCCAGTGCGGATTTTTTATGCGGCATAGCCGATATCAATGATCGTGTATGCGGTATTCTTGCTCCGGATATGATTGTACAAAAACTTCTTGTAACCTGACGCGACTGATTTGTGATGATACAAGCGGATGCACAATCAACATCCGCTTGCAAAAGCGGCAAAGACTTACTAGTATATATGGATATACGCCGAATTATTCATGATAGCCACAAGATGACGGGCAGGAACGAAATTATGACGAAACACATCATGGTCGTTGATGACTCCAAGACCATCCGCAACCTGGTGGCCTTTGTGCTCAAATCCGAAGGCTTCAGGGTCAGTACCGCCGAAGACGGCTTGGACGCCATTGAAAAACTGTACAGTCTTGACCCGGTGGACTTGATTGTCTCCGACGTCAATATGCCGCGCATGGACGGCTTCACCTTCATCAAGACCATCCGCACGCAGGATGCCTATAAGGACATTCCCATCATCGTGCTTTCCACCGAAGGTCAGGAGCAGGACATCCAAACCGGCATGAGTCTGGGCGCCAATCTCTATATGGTCAAACCCGCCCAGCCGGAAAAAATGGTCCGAAATATAAAGATGCTTCTTGGCTAGCCGATAAGGAGAACAGTACGTGCTCCCTGTGGGGCATTGCTGGTCTTTCAGCCAAACGAAGGTATGGGTTATGAGCCAGGAATTTTTTGATCCGGAACTTTTCGCGGATTTTATCGCTGAAGCCAAGGAACACCTTGAAACCATTGAGCCTAATCTGCTGGAGCTTGAAAAAACTCCGGATAATCTGGCTTTGCTCAACGATATCTTCCGCCCTATGCACTCCCTGAAGGGAGCTTCCGGCTTTTTGGGTCTGAACCGGATCAATCAGCTGGCGCATAAATCTGAAAATATCCTGGACGAACTGCGCAAAGGCAGTATGGTGGTGACCTCGGAGATCATGGATGTGATCCTGGCCTCCACGGACGCCCTGCGCCAGATGATCGACAATCTCGAAGCCTCCAATGCCGAAGGCGACGTTGAAATCGAGCACATCATGGCGCAGATCGACGCCATTATGGCCGGTGAAAGCGCGCCGGTCGCGCCGGAACCTGAGCCCGCTGCTCCGGCAGAAGCAGAACCCGCCGTTCCCCAAGCCGATCAGCCGGATCAGGTTGACCAGGTTGAAGCCGCCCCGGCGGCTGAGCCGCCGGCCCAGAAGGGAGAAGAGGCGGATAAGGGAGATGCCGATCAGGGCATGAGCACCAAGGAATGGGTCGCCGCCCTGCCCTGCGGCGAGCCGTACGCGCTCACCGCCTTTGGCGAAGGCCATCTCAAGGATTTTATCGACGAATCCTATGAAATTATCGCCAGCCTGAACGACGGTCTGCTGGAACTGGAAGAAACCCCCACCGGCCGGGACGATCTGGTCAACGATCTTTTCCGTTTTTTCCACAATATGAAGGGCAACAGCGGCATCATCGGCTACAATGATCTGAACGCCCTGACCCACGAGGCCGAAACCCTGCTCAACAATGTGCGACAGGGCAAAATCACGCCCAGTCACGAGCTCATCGATCTGCTGCTGCTGGTCGTGGACGTGATGGAAGGCCTGGTGCAGAAAATTGATATTGCCAGCGGACGGGCCACGCCTTTTGATACCAGCCCGGTTATCAAGCAATTGCAGCAGGCGCTGGCCGGCGGTCCCATTTCTCTGCCTGAAGAACTGCTGGCAGCCCAGAACGGCGGCGCGCAAGGCAAAGACGGCAATGCGCAGGCCGAAGCCCCGGAAGCTGAGTCCGTGCCCGCTGAAAGCACGCCGGTGGAGGTGGTCAATCCCACCATCATTCCGGTTGGCTCTGAGGGCGATGACGCCGACGTCTTTCGGGTGACAGTGCGCCAGCAGATTGAAATTATTCACGCCGCTCTGGCGACGCTGCAAAAAGACAGCAGCCACAAAGATTCCATTGATGCCGTATACCGTTGCCTTATCGCCGTCAAAAACGCCTGCAGCTTTGTGGGCCAGACGGAGATCAAGGTCTATGCCGAGCGCACGGCGGGCATCGTGGACCAGGGACGCCGCAGTGGCATTGATTTCGGTTTGATGGTGGATCTGCTCAGTCAGGAAGTGGGCATCATTGACGATATGGTGCAAAAAGCTCTGAGCGAAGGCAAGATTGCCGCTGATGCCGAAGCCGAGACCCCGTCTCTGGAAGCGGATTCCAAACCCGAGATCGCGGAAGCGCAGACGGTTCCCGACGCCCCGGCCCCGGCCAAGGTTGAAGCGGACAAGCCGCAACCCGCTCCCGCGCCCGCGGTGGAAGATAAGCCAACGCCTGCCGCGCCGACTTCCAAACCGGCCTCTGCGCCAGCCTCCACGCCCACCCCACCGGCGACCGCGCCCAAGAAAGCCCAGCCTGCCGCCAAAACCGGCGCGTCAGCCGCTCCGGCGGGTGAAACGCACAAGAGTTCCTCCACTATCCGCGTGGATCATGAGCGCCTGGATCACCTGATGAATCTGATCGGCGAGCTGATCATCAACCGCAACCGCTATACTCTCATCGCCCGCTCGCTTGAGGGCGGCGGCGATAACGTAAATATTTCGGAAGTAGCCCAGAGCCTGTCGGAAACCACCTACGCCATGGCCCGCATTTCCGATGATCTGCAGGACACCATCATGAAAGTCCGCATGGTGCCCGTCTCCTCGGTCTTTTCCCGCTTTCCCCGACTGGTCCGCGACCTCTCGCGCAAAAGCGGCAAGGAAGTGGATCTGATCATGGAAGGCGAGGAAACCGAACTGGACAAGAGTGTGGTGGAAGTTATCGGCGACCCTCTGGTGCATTTGATCCGTAATTCCGTGGACCACGGCATTGAGCCGGAAGACGTGCGCATCGCCGCCGGCAAGCCGCCTAAGGGCAAAGTCACTTTGCGCGCCTTTCACAAGGGCAATTCCGTCGCCATTGAAATTGAGGACGACGGCAAGGGCATCGACCCGGATAAAATGCGCGAGGTTGCCATCCGCAAGGGTGTCGTGACGCCTGAAGAAGCGGCGCAGTTGGACGACCGCGAAGCCATGGAACTGATTTTTGCGCCCGGCTTTTCCTCCGCCGAAAAAATCACGGATATTTCCGGACGCGGCGTGGGCATGGATGTGGTGCGCACCAACATCAAAAATCTGAAAGGCAGCGTCAGCACCAACTCCGAGGTAGGCAAGGGCACGCGATTCACCTTGAGCCTACCGCTGACCCTAGCCATCATCGACGCCCTGATGGTCAACGTGTCGGGCCAGATGTACGCCATCCCCTTGGATGCCGTGTCAGAAACCACCAAGATCGAGGCCGAACGCCTTACCGATGTCAAGGGACGCAAGGCCGTCACCCTGCGTGGCGAAGTGCTGGGCATTGTGGAACTTTCTGAAATGCTCGGCCTGCCGCGCACCGATCCTTTACCTGACGTGCTGTCCGTGGTGGTCATTCACGACAATGAGCGCCGCTTGGGTCTGGTGGTGGATCAGCTCCTGGAACGCCAAGAAATCGTCATCAAGCCGCTGGGCGCGTATCTGGGCGATCTCAAGGGCATTTCCGGAGCCACCATCATGGGTGACGGTTCCGTGATCCTGATTCTGGATCCGCATGAGATCTACCTCATGTCCACTTCCAAGGCTTCAAGCATGGTGCCTGGCGTTGACCAAGCCAAGCAGCCGCCGTCCGCTGTCGCGGCAAAGCAGTAAACATAATGGGGAGCGCAAGCTCCCCTTTTTAGTGTGAAAAGAATCTGCGACACGGCTTGAAAGTTTTTATGGGGATGATGATCCCTCCATCTCACTTGAGCAATTTCCTTTGATACCTGCTTCCACAGCCGTCCACAGCGCGGGGCATTTTCAGTTTCAGTGGATTGAGATAAACGTATAGCGGTATTTTGTCTGATTTTCTGTTAAGTTGCCTGAAAAACCAGCGCCGGAGTACAATTCCGTGCTGAACAAATCAAAAGGAATTCTTGTCTCGCGGACATGACAATAATGGGGGAATTCGGAAAGTTTACTCCAAGCAAAAGGGCCTGAATCGATAGGATTCAGGCCCTTTTACAGTGTTATTCAATATGGCTTCAGGCATTCAGCTCACGAGAGATTTCCAATGCCTTGGCCTGTTCGTCAAAGTTCGCAAAGCCGGACTGATGCAGCGCATCCAGCACCGTATCATCCCAGTTCCAGGTGGCATAGATGACCGGTTTGTGGAAAGAAGAGCGGAAGCTCTGCAACTCGCTACGATAAAAATCTTCCTTGGGCGTGTCCAGATGCTCACGCAACTGTTCATGCCGCCGTTGCAGTTCGCCTTCGTACCACTCCTGAATATCCTGCGGTTCCTTGTATTTTTTGAGGATATGCCCATAGCCGGCTTTTTCCATAAGCTCCGCCAGACGTTTGTGATGCTGCTGGCCAAGCCATCTGCCGAGTTGCGAAGTAGGTATATTTTCCTCTTCCACCGCCGCGATGTCAAAAACGGTCTGATAATAGGTGTCCGGTACCACAGAGGCCGAGGTAATGCCGGCGATGGCAACCAGGCCACGCAAAATAAGACTGTTGGAAACGCCCTGCCCGCAGAAGCCCACCTTCTTGCCGTATTTCTGGCCGGTGAAGATGCTGACCAGTATGGCCCAGACCACCGCCGGATCCTCTTCATCATAGATGTGGGCCAGACGGGCATTATCGCGATCCGTAGCCAGAACCATCTGCGTCATGTCGTTGGAACCGATGGAGAAGCCGTCAAACTCGCTGATGAACTGCTTGGCCAGGATAGCGTTAGAAGGCAACTCGGACATCAGAATGATCTTCAGGCCGTCCTGGTCGCTCTTGAGCTTATGCACCTGATCCAGATAACAGCGCATGGAGCGGGCTTCCTCGAGGGTGCGCACAAAGGGCAGCATCATACGCAGATTGCTGCCGCCGTATACGCCGCGCGCCAGTTTGAAGGCTTCGATCTCCCAATCGTGAATATTGCGCGACACGCCGCGATAGCCCAGCATGGGGTTGGCTTCCTGATGCTCGAACAGGTTGCCGCCCAAAAGGTTGCGGTATTCGTTGCTCTTGAAGTCCGTGGTGCGGTAGGTGATGGGCTTGCCATAGAAAGCCATGGCAAAGAGCGCCAGATTTTGGGCCAGAGTCTGAACGTAATGTTCCTTGCCGGTACGGAAGCCGCGCGCCTTGATAATGGAGCGGATTTTTTCCGGCAGATTGCGCACGTCGTCCATTTCTTTTTTGAGGCCGGTGCGCAAACCGATTTCTTCGCGCAGATGGCGAATGTTTTCCAGCAGTTTGGCCACAGCGGGCAAATCCTGAATCCGCTGCACATGGGCTTCCACGCTGGCTTCAATTTCCGCCGCGCGCTTGGCCGATTCCGGATCGGCGGACGACAGCAGGGCAAGCTCGTCGTCGTAGCCCATGATGATCCGCACATGGTCCGCCAGATCGGGCGAGGTTTTCAGCACCTCAATACGGCGCGAGGCCATTTCCATATGCTGGTCGATCTTGTGATCCAGCTCGCGCATCTTGCGGTGTTGCAGCAGCACCTCTTCGGCGTTCAGGCTCTTGTCGGCATCGGCCAGAGCGTTCACCTCGGCGGCCAGACCGGTAATCTCGCCCACATATTCACGCAGATTGAAATTGAAGACGATCAGTCCGGCGGCCATCTGCTCACGCAAGACCTTGGAAAGACGGTCTTCCAGTTCTCTGAGTTTTGCCTGGACCACGACATCCAGTTCGCCGTTGTCAAAGGCTTCCAGGGCCTGGGGATGGATGCTGATATTGCCCAGCATGAATTCCGCGCGCAGCAGACCCACTTCAAACTGCGGATGGTTGCGCAAACGCGAAAGGAAGAGGGCCTGGCCCACATCGGCCAGCACCAGCCCCACCTTTGTTTTGGTGAACGGCAGTTTGGCCACATCCATCTCGCCGCCGACCTGATGCAGCGGCAGCAGCCCGCGGTAGACACGCCCGCGCGTGCCGTCCACGGTCACTTCAGCGCCATCCAGGGCGCGCAACACGTCCACCCGCTGAATGCCGATGACCGCAGCGATGCCCAGTTCGCGCGAAGTGATGGCCGCGTGGCTGGTGTCACCGCCCACGTCCGCCATGATGGCCGAAGCCACACGCATGCCCGGCACCATGTCCGGGTCGGTTCGTTCGGCGGCCAGCACGTCGCCCTTGGCTATTTTGTTCAGTTCCAGAGCGGAACGCAAAAAGCGCACGGTCCCCTGCCCGGCGCCGCGCGAAGCGCCATTGCCTTCCACCAGAATTTCCGCCTCGGCCGCGGCCTTGGCGTCCACCTCGCGGCGGCGCATGAAAATGGTGGTGGGATGCAGCTCCAGATCTTCATTCCAGCGGGTTTCAGGCCGGGCCTGAACAAACCAGAGCTTGTCGTTGGCGTCAATACAGAATTCCGTATCCATGATCATGCCGCCGTAAGCTTTACTCACGGCGCGCACGCCCTTGGCCACGCGCTCGGCCTGGCTCAGCGACAGAGCCCAGCGCAGAGCTTCCAGCTCGGGCACAGGCACTTCGCGGGTGCCGCCCTTCTCGTCATAAACAATTTTCATGTCCTTGCAGCCCATCTGGCGGATGACCACCTCGCTGCCGTCGTCACGCTGGAAAACATAGAGTTTGTCAGGCGTCACCTTGCCGCCCACCACCGCCTCGCCGAGACCGTAGCTGGCGTCGATGCTGACCAGGTCCTTGCGGTCCGTGCCCCGGCAACCGGTGGCCGTGTCGGCGGAAAAAGCCGTGCCGGAAATCACGGGATTGATCATCTGCATCATGCAGACGGACAGCGAGGTATGCTCAATGGCCCATTCCTGCTTGGCCAGTTCGGCGATGGATTCGTCCCCGGTTTCCTCGGCCCGGGCCAGGGCATCCAGAATGGCCTCGCGCCGGTACGTCATGGAGCGCAGATTATACGCGGAAGAGCAGTCCCAGTGATAAGCCTCGACCACCCTGTCCTCACCGACCATATTCAAGTACGTGTCTTGCAGGCCGGCAAAGGCTTTTTTGCGCGAATCCTCGCCCGCGGCGGAGGAACGCACGGCCACCGGGGTCATGTCGTCGCCGTTTTCTTCACAGATGGCTTTATATGCGCCGCGCACGGCTTCAGCCACGTCAGTGGGCACATCCACGGAAAGAATCGCGGCCTGCACCATCACCGAGCGTTTGCGCAACTGGTCAATGCCCTCGGGCGATGTGGCAAAGCCTTCTACTATGTTATTGATAAATGTTCTCAATTTTGTATGGGCCTGCTCACCTTCAGCCTTGGCGGCCTCATGGCTCTGCTTGCCCAACTGGCGCACGAATTTTTGCAGGAAGTCGGGATCCTGATTGATTTCGGGATCATTCCAGTCAATCCGGCCGTACTCCTTGTCCACCACGGAGCGCACAACACGGCCATTGACCTTGGTCTCATCCAGCAGACGATGAAACGCCAACGAGGAGATGGCGCGGAAATGCGGCGCCTGAATGCCTTCAATCTGACTGATCAGAGCCGTAT
Protein-coding regions in this window:
- a CDS encoding ParA family protein; translation: MGAKILAVANQKGGVGKTTTSLTLGSALSRRGKKVLLLDLDPHACATLHAKIYPEELRASLYDIFLAQDGVWPDIWPDIIHPAALQGMDLAPGSIRLSELEVDFRERTAKGSVLARSLHVLMTRYDFVVLDCPPHVGILLVNALVAADLLIIPIQTDFLALHGLKLLFDTLHTLNKVLPSPIRYRAVPTMYDKRAKACTRVLDLMRRKMGHALFATIIGVDTHFREASALGCTIYDIDAQSRGALSYDSLAEEVLSLW
- a CDS encoding chemotaxis protein CheW, encoding MVKTPEEYFADQCFETPDSRRTPGGLSDAEQAFVQKYLGADALAGLPVLEPDAALPVNEAEQAAAPQISLKARLRDEARIQMVSFLVRGQTFLLPVAAIQEVLRYMPLVRLPLAPPFVAGVVNLRGRVTPLLHLDALLTQEGDYRYTAQSFIIVCTSEQMQLGLIIDKVQTMHTVEQDKITWNAEVQLGASADFLCGIADINDRVCGILAPDMIVQKLLVT
- a CDS encoding response regulator gives rise to the protein MTKHIMVVDDSKTIRNLVAFVLKSEGFRVSTAEDGLDAIEKLYSLDPVDLIVSDVNMPRMDGFTFIKTIRTQDAYKDIPIIVLSTEGQEQDIQTGMSLGANLYMVKPAQPEKMVRNIKMLLG
- a CDS encoding chemotaxis protein CheA; translated protein: MSQEFFDPELFADFIAEAKEHLETIEPNLLELEKTPDNLALLNDIFRPMHSLKGASGFLGLNRINQLAHKSENILDELRKGSMVVTSEIMDVILASTDALRQMIDNLEASNAEGDVEIEHIMAQIDAIMAGESAPVAPEPEPAAPAEAEPAVPQADQPDQVDQVEAAPAAEPPAQKGEEADKGDADQGMSTKEWVAALPCGEPYALTAFGEGHLKDFIDESYEIIASLNDGLLELEETPTGRDDLVNDLFRFFHNMKGNSGIIGYNDLNALTHEAETLLNNVRQGKITPSHELIDLLLLVVDVMEGLVQKIDIASGRATPFDTSPVIKQLQQALAGGPISLPEELLAAQNGGAQGKDGNAQAEAPEAESVPAESTPVEVVNPTIIPVGSEGDDADVFRVTVRQQIEIIHAALATLQKDSSHKDSIDAVYRCLIAVKNACSFVGQTEIKVYAERTAGIVDQGRRSGIDFGLMVDLLSQEVGIIDDMVQKALSEGKIAADAEAETPSLEADSKPEIAEAQTVPDAPAPAKVEADKPQPAPAPAVEDKPTPAAPTSKPASAPASTPTPPATAPKKAQPAAKTGASAAPAGETHKSSSTIRVDHERLDHLMNLIGELIINRNRYTLIARSLEGGGDNVNISEVAQSLSETTYAMARISDDLQDTIMKVRMVPVSSVFSRFPRLVRDLSRKSGKEVDLIMEGEETELDKSVVEVIGDPLVHLIRNSVDHGIEPEDVRIAAGKPPKGKVTLRAFHKGNSVAIEIEDDGKGIDPDKMREVAIRKGVVTPEEAAQLDDREAMELIFAPGFSSAEKITDISGRGVGMDVVRTNIKNLKGSVSTNSEVGKGTRFTLSLPLTLAIIDALMVNVSGQMYAIPLDAVSETTKIEAERLTDVKGRKAVTLRGEVLGIVELSEMLGLPRTDPLPDVLSVVVIHDNERRLGLVVDQLLERQEIVIKPLGAYLGDLKGISGATIMGDGSVILILDPHEIYLMSTSKASSMVPGVDQAKQPPSAVAAKQ
- a CDS encoding PEP/pyruvate-binding domain-containing protein → MAKSPAARTAQAKPKTDSVDLIQKKLVLTGADIVKLGPEAELLVGGKNYNTALISQIEGIQAPHFRAISSLAFHRLLDETKVNGRVVRSVVDKEYGRIDWNDPEINQDPDFLQKFVRQLGKQSHEAAKAEGEQAHTKLRTFINNIVEGFATSPEGIDQLRKRSVMVQAAILSVDVPTDVAEAVRGAYKAICEENGDDMTPVAVRSSAAGEDSRKKAFAGLQDTYLNMVGEDRVVEAYHWDCSSAYNLRSMTYRREAILDALARAEETGDESIAELAKQEWAIEHTSLSVCMMQMINPVISGTAFSADTATGCRGTDRKDLVSIDASYGLGEAVVGGKVTPDKLYVFQRDDGSEVVIRQMGCKDMKIVYDEKGGTREVPVPELEALRWALSLSQAERVAKGVRAVSKAYGGMIMDTEFCIDANDKLWFVQARPETRWNEDLELHPTTIFMRRREVDAKAAAEAEILVEGNGASRGAGQGTVRFLRSALELNKIAKGDVLAAERTDPDMVPGMRVASAIMADVGGDTSHAAITSRELGIAAVIGIQRVDVLRALDGAEVTVDGTRGRVYRGLLPLHQVGGEMDVAKLPFTKTKVGLVLADVGQALFLSRLRNHPQFEVGLLRAEFMLGNISIHPQALEAFDNGELDVVVQAKLRELEDRLSKVLREQMAAGLIVFNFNLREYVGEITGLAAEVNALADADKSLNAEEVLLQHRKMRELDHKIDQHMEMASRRIEVLKTSPDLADHVRIIMGYDDELALLSSADPESAKRAAEIEASVEAHVQRIQDLPAVAKLLENIRHLREEIGLRTGLKKEMDDVRNLPEKIRSIIKARGFRTGKEHYVQTLAQNLALFAMAFYGKPITYRTTDFKSNEYRNLLGGNLFEHQEANPMLGYRGVSRNIHDWEIEAFKLARGVYGGSNLRMMLPFVRTLEEARSMRCYLDQVHKLKSDQDGLKIILMSELPSNAILAKQFISEFDGFSIGSNDMTQMVLATDRDNARLAHIYDEEDPAVVWAILVSIFTGQKYGKKVGFCGQGVSNSLILRGLVAIAGITSASVVPDTYYQTVFDIAAVEEENIPTSQLGRWLGQQHHKRLAELMEKAGYGHILKKYKEPQDIQEWYEGELQRRHEQLREHLDTPKEDFYRSELQSFRSSFHKPVIYATWNWDDTVLDALHQSGFANFDEQAKALEISRELNA